From a single Syngnathus scovelli strain Florida chromosome 2, RoL_Ssco_1.2, whole genome shotgun sequence genomic region:
- the si:ch211-150o23.3 gene encoding uncharacterized protein si:ch211-150o23.3 isoform X1: protein MLTFLYILLTGLLGVLRDKVTALDRIRLVDGENKCSGRVEILRHNQWGTVCDHGWDLREADVVCLELSCGLAESAVHGAAFGAGRGEIWLRHVQCTGHESSLTRCAVVLHSHHHCTHENDAGVKCSGTLHMPILSLSSPHNVFSSGEAARFSCSVLPGHHVRDFHLYRHGLSMPVVTQRAEMSQSRVEITLPNIKTFQQGSYSCRYRVSGNSPSQMLSSPPSNSVNITVVELLTPQHWYNTSSEAPAGSVIKGHSFNITCSTPQPYPGGSFQLRLIRPNGTVRQSLPALGPSVTFTFAVAQSSNEGYYYCLYRVQLGGRTFVSRESQALPISIRDPDPVLSPVMISWLVSGLTLVIAVIVIIVMAKVLCNKERNPSELERETRSCVENTYVALSINKL from the exons ATGTTAACATTCCTCTACATTCTGCTAACAG GTTTGTTAGGTGTTCTGCGGGACAAAGTCACCGCCTTGG ATCGTATCAGACTTGTGGATGGGGAAAACAAATGTTCTGGCCGCGTCGAGATTCTCCGACACAACCAATGGGGTACGGTGTGCGACCACGGCTGGGACCTCCGCGAGGCGGACGTGGTGTGCCTGGAGCTGTCCTGCGGCTTGGCAGAGTCAGCCGTCCACGGGGCGGCTTTTGGTGCGGGCAGGGGAGAGATCTGGCTGCGGCATGTTCAGTGCACGGGGCACGAGTCCAGTTTGACCCGCTGTGCCGTCGTCCTCCATAGTCACCACCACTGCACCCATGAAAATGATGCAGGGGTGAAATGCTCAG GTACCCTTCACATGCCCATCCTCTCCCTGTCGTCACCTCACAATGTGTTCTCGTCTGGGGAGGCGGCTCGGTTCAGCTGCAGTGTCCTGCCGGGTCATCACGTCCGTGACTTCCACCTGTACAGACATGGCCTGTCCATGCCAGTGGTGACGCAGAGGGCGGAGATGAGTCAGTCACGGGTGGAGATAACTCTGCCCAACATCAAGACGTTCCAGCAGGGCAGCTATAGCTGTCGTTACAGGGTCAGCGGCAACTCACCTTCTCAGATGCTCAGCTCTCCACCAAGCAACTCTGTTAACATCACCGTGG TGGAACTCCTGACCCCCCAGCACTGGTACAACACGTCCTCTGAGGCCCCGGCTGGTTCCGTCATCAAGGGCCACAGTTTTAACATCACATGCTCCACACCACAGCCGTACCCAGGAGGCTCCTTTCAGCTGCGACTCATCCGCCCCAATGGAACAGTGCGCCAGTCTCTGCCGGCCCTCGGCCCCTCTGTCACTTTTACCTTCGCCGTTGCCCAGAGCTCAAATGAGGGTTACTACTACTGTCTGTATCGGGTCCAGCTTGGAGGACGCACCTTTGTCTCCAGAGAGAGCCAAGCCCTGCCCATATCTATAAGAG ACCCAGATCCAGTTCTGAGTCCAGTAATGATCAGCTGGCTTGTGTCTGGCCTGACATTGGTCATCGCTGTCATCGTAATTATTGTTATGGCCAAGGTGTTGTGCAACAAGGAGAGGAATCCCTCTGAGCTGGAGCGAGAGACCAGATCCT GTGTGGAAAACACTTATGTTGCCTTATCAATTAACAAGCTATGA
- the si:ch211-150o23.3 gene encoding uncharacterized protein si:ch211-150o23.3 isoform X2 — protein MLTFLYILLTDRIRLVDGENKCSGRVEILRHNQWGTVCDHGWDLREADVVCLELSCGLAESAVHGAAFGAGRGEIWLRHVQCTGHESSLTRCAVVLHSHHHCTHENDAGVKCSGTLHMPILSLSSPHNVFSSGEAARFSCSVLPGHHVRDFHLYRHGLSMPVVTQRAEMSQSRVEITLPNIKTFQQGSYSCRYRVSGNSPSQMLSSPPSNSVNITVVELLTPQHWYNTSSEAPAGSVIKGHSFNITCSTPQPYPGGSFQLRLIRPNGTVRQSLPALGPSVTFTFAVAQSSNEGYYYCLYRVQLGGRTFVSRESQALPISIRDPDPVLSPVMISWLVSGLTLVIAVIVIIVMAKVLCNKERNPSELERETRSCVENTYVALSINKL, from the exons ATGTTAACATTCCTCTACATTCTGCTAACAG ATCGTATCAGACTTGTGGATGGGGAAAACAAATGTTCTGGCCGCGTCGAGATTCTCCGACACAACCAATGGGGTACGGTGTGCGACCACGGCTGGGACCTCCGCGAGGCGGACGTGGTGTGCCTGGAGCTGTCCTGCGGCTTGGCAGAGTCAGCCGTCCACGGGGCGGCTTTTGGTGCGGGCAGGGGAGAGATCTGGCTGCGGCATGTTCAGTGCACGGGGCACGAGTCCAGTTTGACCCGCTGTGCCGTCGTCCTCCATAGTCACCACCACTGCACCCATGAAAATGATGCAGGGGTGAAATGCTCAG GTACCCTTCACATGCCCATCCTCTCCCTGTCGTCACCTCACAATGTGTTCTCGTCTGGGGAGGCGGCTCGGTTCAGCTGCAGTGTCCTGCCGGGTCATCACGTCCGTGACTTCCACCTGTACAGACATGGCCTGTCCATGCCAGTGGTGACGCAGAGGGCGGAGATGAGTCAGTCACGGGTGGAGATAACTCTGCCCAACATCAAGACGTTCCAGCAGGGCAGCTATAGCTGTCGTTACAGGGTCAGCGGCAACTCACCTTCTCAGATGCTCAGCTCTCCACCAAGCAACTCTGTTAACATCACCGTGG TGGAACTCCTGACCCCCCAGCACTGGTACAACACGTCCTCTGAGGCCCCGGCTGGTTCCGTCATCAAGGGCCACAGTTTTAACATCACATGCTCCACACCACAGCCGTACCCAGGAGGCTCCTTTCAGCTGCGACTCATCCGCCCCAATGGAACAGTGCGCCAGTCTCTGCCGGCCCTCGGCCCCTCTGTCACTTTTACCTTCGCCGTTGCCCAGAGCTCAAATGAGGGTTACTACTACTGTCTGTATCGGGTCCAGCTTGGAGGACGCACCTTTGTCTCCAGAGAGAGCCAAGCCCTGCCCATATCTATAAGAG ACCCAGATCCAGTTCTGAGTCCAGTAATGATCAGCTGGCTTGTGTCTGGCCTGACATTGGTCATCGCTGTCATCGTAATTATTGTTATGGCCAAGGTGTTGTGCAACAAGGAGAGGAATCCCTCTGAGCTGGAGCGAGAGACCAGATCCT GTGTGGAAAACACTTATGTTGCCTTATCAATTAACAAGCTATGA